One Glycocaulis abyssi DNA window includes the following coding sequences:
- a CDS encoding efflux RND transporter periplasmic adaptor subunit has protein sequence MGSDVQDVREERSWLGWVQLAIIIAIIILSLSLTAWLAASSARPASNGNGADMTAAPVEIVRPRAAAHTVRVRTTGTVRARALVNLTPEVGGQVVEVSPSVRSGARFEADETLALIDPRNYRLAVDRAGAAYADAQSALQRLDAEAALAREEWEALYPGQPIAPLTALEPQLEAARARVTSTRADLQQARLNLDRTRLRLPFDGRIAEARIELGQTLGAGQPYGEAYAIDALEIAVPLSPEELARIAPATGRTVQLSFEAGAAPAMTGTIVREGARLDDRSRLITVFILPDDPESLRPGLFANVSIDGATLSEAVSLPASALAGLSQVRIVRDNRIVPVEVTVLDRSEGRVVAAPFDAGDGVIVSPLPESVLGGPVTIIAEREN, from the coding sequence ATGGGCAGTGACGTGCAGGACGTTCGTGAGGAGCGCAGCTGGCTGGGCTGGGTGCAGCTTGCCATCATTATCGCCATCATAATCCTGTCCCTTTCCTTGACGGCCTGGCTGGCGGCCAGCAGCGCGCGGCCCGCCTCCAATGGTAACGGCGCGGACATGACGGCCGCTCCTGTCGAGATAGTGCGTCCGCGCGCCGCCGCGCACACCGTGCGCGTACGCACGACCGGCACGGTGCGGGCGCGGGCGCTGGTCAATCTGACGCCGGAAGTGGGCGGGCAGGTAGTGGAGGTGTCGCCATCGGTGCGCTCCGGCGCGCGCTTTGAGGCGGACGAGACCTTGGCGTTGATCGATCCGCGCAATTACCGTCTGGCGGTTGACCGGGCGGGGGCGGCCTATGCGGACGCGCAAAGCGCGCTGCAGCGCCTTGACGCCGAAGCCGCGCTGGCGCGCGAGGAATGGGAGGCGCTCTATCCCGGCCAGCCCATTGCGCCGCTCACCGCACTCGAACCCCAGCTGGAGGCTGCGCGCGCCCGTGTTACCTCCACGCGCGCCGATCTCCAGCAGGCCCGGCTCAATCTGGACCGTACGCGCCTGCGCCTGCCCTTTGACGGGCGCATTGCCGAGGCGCGTATCGAGCTTGGCCAGACGCTTGGCGCAGGCCAGCCCTATGGCGAAGCTTATGCCATTGATGCGCTGGAAATAGCCGTGCCGTTAAGCCCGGAGGAGCTGGCCAGGATCGCGCCGGCAACCGGGCGCACCGTCCAGCTCAGCTTCGAGGCTGGCGCAGCGCCCGCCATGACAGGCACGATTGTGCGCGAGGGTGCGCGGCTGGACGACAGGTCGCGCCTGATTACCGTCTTCATCCTGCCTGATGATCCTGAAAGCCTGCGTCCGGGCCTGTTTGCCAATGTCTCGATAGACGGGGCGACGCTCTCCGAGGCGGTCAGTCTTCCCGCCTCGGCGCTTGCTGGTCTCTCCCAGGTGCGCATTGTGCGAGACAACCGCATTGTCCCGGTGGAGGTCACCGTTCTGGACCGCTCTGAAGGACGCGTGGTTGCTGCGCCGTTCGATGCCGGTGACGGCGTTATCGTCTCGCCCTTGCCGGAATCGGTTCTGGGCGGGCCGGTCACCATTATCGCGGAGCGGGAAAATTGA
- a CDS encoding autotransporter assembly complex family protein has translation MPIRRHILLAASVLALTGASASAVPLARVEGVEDPALNAAIARIVGEAPSHSDNRWRNRERARDAGEQIRRYLDSQGYFAALIDPRLDDDQRPLVRVRPGERFTISTLDIRFETPEGGAQPGEDILAAAALRTGQPMRAQDIIEAEAALTEALRNNGWPLARAGEHTFTADHLDASVTVEMRFVTGPFLRFGDPQLAGGLADLHEDYIAQIAPFRPGEPVSARQLNVYTQRLQALDSVALAEARLAPAEDDDSNVRAVDVRMEPTPRHRLQLSARYATTEGAGAEAEWARRNLMRRDQTLTLIGRVSELNTGGEARLVFPHWRRFAQTLELGGGVSLESTDAFDQDSVSARVSLSRPVTDQLFASAGVSGQVARITDATGQRTLNSVTFPLGLAYDDRDDVLDPRSGIGAELEIRPGLTFGDTQSQYVRAALGARTYFPISERMLIAVRGRVGGLFGVDAQSVPADLRFYAGGGGSVRGYGYQALSPRVIGVNTGELEPFGGRSLVETSVEARWRYSERLGFVGFVDGGVASATIEPDFDDMRFGIGAGVRYYPGFGPLRVDIAAPLNRRSGDAPVHIYISIGQAF, from the coding sequence TTGCCCATCCGCCGGCATATCCTCCTCGCAGCCAGCGTGCTTGCGCTGACAGGCGCTTCGGCGTCTGCGGTGCCACTGGCGCGCGTCGAAGGGGTGGAGGACCCGGCACTCAATGCCGCCATAGCGCGCATAGTGGGTGAAGCCCCGTCCCATTCGGACAATCGCTGGCGCAACCGGGAGCGCGCCCGTGATGCTGGTGAGCAGATCCGCCGCTACCTGGATTCCCAAGGTTATTTCGCCGCCCTGATCGATCCGCGCCTTGATGACGACCAGCGCCCGCTGGTGCGTGTGCGCCCCGGTGAACGCTTCACCATCAGCACGCTCGATATCCGCTTTGAAACGCCCGAAGGCGGCGCGCAGCCCGGCGAGGATATTCTCGCGGCGGCGGCCTTGCGCACCGGCCAGCCCATGCGGGCGCAGGATATTATCGAGGCGGAAGCCGCCCTCACCGAAGCGCTGCGCAATAATGGCTGGCCGCTGGCACGCGCCGGAGAGCACACCTTCACCGCCGATCATCTCGATGCATCGGTCACGGTCGAGATGCGCTTTGTCACCGGCCCGTTCCTGCGCTTTGGCGATCCGCAACTGGCAGGCGGTCTGGCTGATCTGCACGAGGATTACATTGCGCAGATTGCCCCTTTCCGTCCCGGCGAACCGGTCAGCGCACGCCAGCTGAATGTCTACACCCAGCGCCTGCAGGCGCTGGACAGCGTCGCGCTGGCCGAAGCCAGGCTGGCCCCGGCAGAGGACGATGACAGCAATGTCCGCGCGGTTGATGTGCGTATGGAGCCGACGCCGCGCCACCGGCTCCAGCTGTCGGCGCGTTACGCCACAACCGAAGGGGCCGGCGCCGAGGCGGAATGGGCGCGGCGCAATCTTATGCGGCGTGACCAGACGCTGACCCTGATCGGGCGGGTCTCGGAGCTCAATACCGGGGGCGAGGCGCGGCTGGTCTTCCCGCACTGGCGCCGATTCGCGCAGACGCTGGAGCTGGGTGGCGGGGTGTCGCTGGAAAGTACCGATGCCTTCGATCAGGACTCGGTCAGTGCACGCGTGTCGCTGTCGCGTCCCGTGACCGATCAGCTGTTTGCCTCGGCGGGCGTGTCCGGCCAGGTCGCCCGGATCACGGACGCCACCGGCCAGCGCACGCTGAACTCTGTCACCTTTCCGCTGGGCCTGGCCTATGATGACCGCGATGATGTGCTGGACCCCCGGTCGGGCATTGGCGCAGAGCTGGAAATCCGGCCCGGTCTGACCTTCGGCGATACGCAAAGCCAGTATGTACGCGCCGCGCTGGGCGCACGCACCTATTTCCCGATCAGCGAGCGTATGCTGATTGCCGTAAGGGGGCGGGTTGGCGGCCTGTTTGGTGTCGATGCGCAATCGGTCCCGGCGGATTTGCGATTTTACGCAGGCGGCGGCGGATCGGTGCGCGGCTATGGCTATCAGGCCCTGTCTCCGCGCGTCATTGGCGTGAATACCGGCGAGCTGGAGCCGTTTGGCGGGCGTTCGCTGGTGGAAACCAGCGTCGAGGCCCGCTGGCGGTATTCGGAGCGGCTCGGCTTTGTCGGCTTTGTCGATGGCGGTGTCGCCAGCGCGACCATTGAGCCGGATTTTGACGACATGCGCTTCGGCATCGGGGCCGGGGTCCGCTATTATCCCGGCTTTGGTCCCTTGCGGGTGGATATCGCCGCGCCGCTGAACCGGCGTTCGGGCGATGCGCCGGTCCACATCTATATCAGTATCGGGCAGGCGTTCTGA